ttttttaattgttaactaTTAAGTAACTGTTCGGTTATTTCCCCATCAATCAACTATTTTAGTGTGGGGTGTGCTAAGGTGCTTCcatctgtctgactctgtgtgaccctacggactagagcctgccaggcttctttgtccatgggattctcaggcaagaatactggcgtgggttgacatttcctcctccaggggacaggACTGAGGGATCTAGcctgcgtctcttatatctctttgccactagtgccagctgggaagcccgtTAGTGGGGCAGGTAGCTTTTCTAAAACAACAttcttctaaaaaaaagaaaggtcatTATTTACTAGCAATTGAAACAAAATTCTCATTGCCCTTGTTAAAATCATGGTTTTTAAAAGGAGTTTACCTGATATTTTTCAATAGTTTTAACTGCAAACTTTAATGTGGCAGTGTATTTGTTTCCAGTGTTGGAACCTAAATGGTTGAAGTGTGGTAAATTGCTCTTAAAATGAATCTTATAAAAGTATTTGGAATCATCTTCCTTACATTGTTTTCCCTAGGATTAAAATAATTGTTCCTTAGATGGCTAAAGTGCTGTCTTGACTGGTAGTTATCTGAATTCGGTCCTTTCAGTGTTTGCCATGATGATAAAATGTGCTAGCAACAGACTTTGTGTTACGTTTGATGAGAGTTGTAATGTGTTAACAGGGGCACTAGAACAGTAGATTTGCCAGTATCAagtcagcccatctttgcattcaTAGTGTAAGCTTGGCACAGTGCTAAAGGCTATTGAATATATGAAAAGTATGACGTAGTTGCTGATCGGCTTATAATTAGAATATTGGTAGCATTAACTGCAAGCTAAATTAGACACTGCCTTCTTTTTTGAACCTTCAGATATTTGGCAGTTTCTTTGTGATTTAGTAGTGTGAACACAGAGAGCTAATGTTCCCATAGCAAATCCTGGTAATCCACAACTACGTAAACTAAACTGTTCCCCCTCCTTGCTGCCTTTTCCCCAACTCTTGTTTTAATGGAATTGCTTGGATTTCTTGATTGTTTTCTGATAGTGGGACACAGCAGGCCAAGAAAGATTTCGAACAATCACCTCCAGTTACTACAGAGGAGCCCATGGCATCATAGTTGTGTATGATGTGACAGATCAGGTAAGCTCCGGAGAAGACTGCGCTACACTGACAGTGCAGCGAGTTAGTGTCTGAGTAAATGTCACTCTGCTTACTCTGCACACAAGCAATGAGCATTATTTATGTAGCAGACTTTATCCACCCCGAATGAAGTGAACGATACAAAGACACACGTCAAACCAGTTATCTTTTAAGAACAGGTACAGTGTTATATTTTCTCCCCTACATCATTTGAATAAACTGGTCAACCAAAATTTCCTATTTTCCTTTAGTAAACAGAAAACTTAGTAATTGGATTTACATTTGCTTTCAAGGGAcccaaattatatttattatcagTTAAATCATTTTGTCAAGGGTTTGTAGGGAACTGGGATTGTTTGGCTCCTATTGTGTCCTTGGTGATAGGTGTTAACAGAAATTTGCCCGGTAATTAGACCTGTTGGACTTGCCAGGAGTAAGATTAAGGGTCTCTGCCTGTGGCGTGTGTGATTCAGAAATAGGGATGAGCTTTGAGGAACATTCTAAGACGACAGTGAAAATCTAAAGATAAGCTTGTTGAAAGAAGGTAGGGGGATGTGAAGAATAGTGTAAGAATGGTTCAAAGGCAGTAATTGTTTTTTTGATCAGAAAGTTAGAAAATTCAGGGTCCTTTTGCCTGCCAAGGATTGAAAGATGAACTTTGAAAATTACAGTGTGTAATTCTTGTAGTAAATGTTCAATCTCCAGTCAAATATGAAATCAGAGCTAATTAGgagataactagaattataaacTTTAGATTCAGCACCATTAGGAGTACTATTTGATAAAACATGAAGAAATCATTGCTAGTTAATAAATCTCAAGTCATTTCCTTGTAATATTTAAAGTGGAAAATTTCCTCCCTTAAATATGACTGTGGAAAACAAGTATCTTTACACTGGACCCATTTATAACATTGGACATCTCTAGTAGTTAACAGTTAGGCTACCTTATTCATAAGCCAGAATTTTGACACATTTCAAAAACTACGTTTTGTTGTGCATATAAATAGCATATTCCAAAACAATGGGATTTGCCTGAGCTATAGTTTGAGCTGTATTTCCTTCTCAAATAAGGCATTATCATCCTCAAGCTTTCAAATTCTGTATTCTTATTCATATAAGTATGTATCGAAATGTCAGTtcacatctttcccagcattaagagTTCTTTTTTAATAGCTATTATCGTCTCACTAGCTCTTCTTAGGGCAGACACTTCTGTTTATCACTTGCTTCATTAGAATAGTTATGTTCAGAACTATATTATCACTCTTTAAATTGTCTTTTTAGGAGTCCTTCAATAATGTTAAACAGTGGCTGCAGGAAATAGATCGTTATGCCAGTGAAAATGTCAACAAGTTGTTGGTAGGGAACAAATGTGATCTGACCACAAAGAAAGTAGTAGACTACACCACAGCAAAGGTATGTTTAAAGTTTGACTTTCAGACTGAATTGGAAGGTGCTGAATTTGAATTATATATGGGTATGGAGTCACACAGTGGCTGCAACCACCTTAGCTTTTATTGTTAGTTTCCCAacaaaggattgaacccatgcccccatatattggaagcacggagtcttcaccactggactgccagggaagtcccaccttaACTTCTAAAATACATGCACTAGAAACTTTGACAGTGATAATTCGTGCATTGTCTTTTATCTGAGTTCAGTAAACTTAGTCATTCATCATTCCTTATTTCAGATGGTGAAAAagatttttcaattaattttgccTTACATATTCTCTTAGGAATTTGCTGATTCCCTTGGAATTCCATTTTTGGAAACCAGTGCTAAGAATGCAACGAATGTAGAACAGTCTTTCATGACGATGGCAGCTGAGATTAAAAAGCGAATGGGTCCTGGAGCAACAGCTGGTGGTGCCGAGAAGTCCAATGTTAAAATTCAGAGCACTCCGGTCAAGCAGTCAGGTGGAGGTTGCTGCTAAAATTTGCCTCCGTCCTTTTCTCACAGCAATGAATTTGCAATCTGAACCcaagtgaaaaaaaacaaaattgcctGAATTGTACTGTATGTAGCTGCACTACAACAGATTCTTACCGTCTCCACAAAGGTCAGAGATTGTAAATGGTCaatactgactttttttttattcCCTTGACTCAAGACAGCTAACTTCATTTTCAGAACTGTTTTAAACCTTTGTGTGCTGGTTTATAAAATAATGTGTGTAATCCTTGTTGCTTTCCTGATATCAGACTGTTTCCCGTGGTTGGttagaatatattttgttttgatgTTTATATTGGCATGTTTAGATGTCAGGTTTAGTCTTCTGAAGATGAAGTTCAGCCATTTTGTATCAAACAGCACAACCAGTGTCTGTCACTTTCCATGCATAAAGTTTAGTGAGATGTTATATGTAAGATCTGATTTGCTAGTTCTTCCTTGTAGAGTTATAAACGGAAAGATTACACTATCTGATTAATAGTTTCttcatactctgcatataatttgtGGCTGCAGAATATTGTAATTTGTTGCACACTATGTAACAAAACAACTGAagatatgtttaataaatattgtaCTTACTGGAAGTAATATCAAACTGTATGGTGATAAGTATTGTTTTAATTCTTATGGCTAAAGGGAAATAGAGCCTTGCATTATACTCAAAACAGCCATTTGTGTGTGCAACCAGGGCATTGTAGACCTATCTTAGAGCAGCATCCAATATGCTTTCCAGATAATATACCCAGTAAATGACCTAGGGAGGCTTGTGTGCTGCACAGGGATTTAACCAAGCTTAGTGGTTCAGGGAGATTAAACTGTATGAAAATAAGTTTTAGAATGTATGCTACCTAGCCTATTATCTCTGATCCTTCTCTAGAACCATTTGAAATGGCTTCATTGATCAACATTTGATTCTTCTGTGGTAGAGGTGGAAAATACCTTTCCTTAATTGGCAGACTAACACGTGTGCTTATATTGTTTCTTCCATGTTTGGAGTCAGATGTCAGCTGTTTTATTCTCCGCAATTGTATACCTTAGGTTGGAGATGAGTTAAAACATTGAAGTAGGAAGCAGGAAATTTACTATTTGccctaattttagaaaatatgtcCCTTAAAATTAGCTGAAAACATGAATGCTGGGTGGGAGTAGtaaatgagaaatatttatttcagttgaATTTTGCACATGTGAAAAATTTGTTTGGTTAAAGATCCTAGGGTTTGTTTTTATTGTGGGGGAACAAAAATCTTTTGCCAGCTCTGGCATTTCACGGTGGTAGAAGTCAAAGATTGTTTCCTTCGGGTTGAAATAGTAACCAAAATATTCTTTACTTAGGGGCGTGGGATGTGGCTGTTGGCTACACATTTTATGGTGGGGTCTTTAATTCAGTgataaaatttaaactaaaaacaagccaaaaattataggtttctttattttcactaaacAGGCAATTGAAATACATGGTACAAAAATAAGTGGTAAGATTATTGTAAAATGAAATGGACAGAATAAATATTCAATTTAATTTTCCATCTATGAGAATTTCACAATAAAATCACAGTTTACTTTGTATTATAGATGTGCTTGTTGGGTCTATTCATCTTCACATAAGGCAACTGAAAAACTCCTCAAGCTACCAATAGTCGATTtgggtgaatttttttaaatgcttcaaaaggtttttttttgccttatcAATACAGTACAAACAAataatttagaaacatttttaaagtagatgATACAAATTTCAGACAATGTAATGCTCTCTTGTTTTACACAAGCAAGTTGTTCAAACTGTCAGCTTTTTCTTGGTGAGTCAGCAAAAAAATTATGTGAATTTGAGGTGTaagcatatttacatatttatttttgaaaattctagTGTTCTTTTCCATGTGGTAGTCAAGACTGGGACAAGATGTTTCAGCATGCTTCACTACTCGCTTAATAAATGCAGTTTGGGGGGAAAATACTCCCATTCCTACCCCCATTTTCAAGTACAAATATTTCAAGCTACATTATGGGCTTTTAATAATCCATTCACTCAGTAAAGGGAATTATTGCTTGCTGTATTTTGTAAGTGGTTGCTATGAATTAGCTCCCATGTTCTAAACCTAAGCAGTCAGTGTCTGGAAATCCTTGCagaatgatggccattctggtcTAAGCAATGACTTTTTTTGACTTTGGACCAAAATTACCTTTAGCATGTGTGTTGTCATTGCAGCATGTTTCACATCTGCCCTTGTGTTCCCATTTAAGCTTCAAAATAGCATTGTACTGACATGGTCTATTTGCAGATGAGCTTAAGCCATGGAGCTGCAACGAGAACCCAGGTTTTGAAACTGCCAGTCTAGCTCCCAGTACTGCCACTTTCCTGTGGACTTAAGTTCTACTACTTTAAGGGGACTACTAGGGAATTATACTACAGGTAAACTTGGGGTTTTGTAACTACATGATGAGTCACTGTGAGCCACTGCTGTCCTTAAGGCTTATGTGTACCACAGAGCACTGGCCAGCTGGGCCGCTAGAAGCAAACCTGGCCGTGTTTGCTCACGAAATGCTGCTGGCAGCATCTGCCTAGTCAGAAACGATTTCCGCTTGAGTTTTAAGGGAGGTCTTAAACCTATAGCACTGCCGAAGATACCATTAATAGCTGTGCTGATACTCTTCAGTGACATTCATGAGTAGGTCCAGAGTAGGCAAAGGAAGTGAACAAAAATATCTTTAGATCATTGCTTTGTAAAAGGAATAGTTTACAAAATAGGGTACTCTGAAATAAAATAGTCTGAAAATTTCCGTCGGCTGAAGCTAATTATTAGATCGAATGGCACTTCCAGCATTCAACTACTATAAAATACCATTGGTCACTTTGAAGATGACAACCCTATAGAAACAGTTTTTTTGCTAACTAGTTAAGGCATTTTCATGCCTAGCAAAATGTCAGTAAATAAATGGGTTTAACTCCCAAGGGCTTATCCTGTAATACACTCATTGGAAAGGCATGTACCAATTTATAGTCACATCAAGAGAAGGTGAAATAAGAACAGAGGCTTTTAGATATGCCTTCTTTGCCAATTAAGGCCTTTAAgactattttacatatataataatCTGCTAGGAAggtgttttgtctttttaaatctaTGTCCAGAACCAAGATTAAAACTGAGACAGTAGAATCAAAATTATGCCTTTAAGCATTTTGATAAATACTAGAATGGCAGAGGCATTTGAAATACTCCACTTTATATAACTGTTACTGAATTTTATAGTTTCCCTTTAGAATTAAAATCTTTAAACATTAAAACTTATTAACAGCTTATTTTCCAGTTTAAACTCTTGAGGATTTTGGTTCAGAGATGGATGAGATGGTGTTAAGTTGCTCAGCTTTAAGTTCTAAACTTCTCTTAAAGAggataattttctatttagtatTTTATTCTGAGGGATATCAGAAGACTGCTTTATGAGAGTAACTGTTCCAATGTTACCTGGTCTGGGTTCAGgtgatttgtccatttctttataAATGAAAGTTATCTTCCTTTCTTAAGCACCCTCCATCAAGTGAGAACCTAGAGTTTGAGAAAGGATTTTGACTTTCCTGAAGTGTTTACCACATATTTGAGTGCGGAGAACCCTTTCCTCAGGTCGTAGCTTACTGGAATACAAGTAAACAGGGAAAGTGCTTTCCGCCTTCCGTGTACATTCACAgcccaataaaacatttttaaagcacttgTTTTTTGCAGAATGTGTGGTTACCAGCAATGGCCaatcattttactttaaaaagctaCAGAGCTGGCTTTAAATGGTTGCTCCTTGGCCCCCCCGCCCAAGGTATTCACATGTCAGCTCCCAAAGCAACAAAGAAATCCCTTTGCCCCTCACCATGAACAGCCTTCACTTCTATAGCTATTTAACCAGGCTGTGTGAGCCTATCCATGCCCTTCTGACTCTTCACAGGGAGGAGTGGAGGATGCCTCCTCCTGGAGGTACCCTGAAGGCAGGTCATTAGTGGGCTCAATGGCAGCTTCTTAAGCCCCTATCACATTCTCCTTTAAAATGTTAGGCAGGCAGATGGAGCCCTGAGCACTTAAGATGATAAAAGGTATCTTAGCAGCTCAAAATAATTTGCAGAGGTTCTATTTGTTCAAAACTTTCTATTAATTTGGAGAGTTTGAGTGTCTTCTACATTCTTCAAAGAGTGATTTATAAGCTTAGTCATGTCTCTTGGATCCTCTTGTATGTCTGAGAATACCAAGTACTGGGTACCTTCTTTCTCATACCAGCTTTCTTTAAATGATCTCCGTACATGGACTAGTTTAGGAGTTCCATCTCCTCTTTTTAACTGGACGGAGGGAGAGGAAATCCTGTAAGCCTCATTCGCATTATTTTATCAACAACTGCAAAGCTACATGCTCTTTGTAGAGAAGCACCAAAGGAAAACCTTAACTGGAAAGAactcatttaaataaaaacagtaactCAACAGCCCTTACTTTCAGGGAAGAGAAAGGCATTTTAAAGCTAGCACAATAGAGTCACATTTCCCCCTTGGTTTCAATATTAAATGGCTCTCACAAGGACTTCCGAAAGTTTCCCAATAGCCACATTTTGACTGACAGATTATTACATCTCATCCAGAGAAGATGcctaaagagaaagagaagcatgTTACAGGCAGAATGCTGCGGGGGAAGTGACATGGCAATCATCTGCATTCATTTTAGAATTAAAATGACTATCTAGATTTATTTAATGCAAATACAGGGACTCCCTGGCTCCTGACATACCTGGATTTACCCCTTACCTTCGTTTATCTACAGTGAATTCTCTCCCAGGAAATCTGAGTTAAACGCCAGATTTCGGCT
This region of Ovis canadensis isolate MfBH-ARS-UI-01 breed Bighorn chromosome 3, ARS-UI_OviCan_v2, whole genome shotgun sequence genomic DNA includes:
- the RAB1A gene encoding ras-related protein Rab-1A; the protein is MSSMNPEYDYLFKLLLIGDSGVGKSCLLLRFADDTYTESYISTIGVDFKIRTIELDGKTIKLQIWDTAGQERFRTITSSYYRGAHGIIVVYDVTDQESFNNVKQWLQEIDRYASENVNKLLVGNKCDLTTKKVVDYTTAKEFADSLGIPFLETSAKNATNVEQSFMTMAAEIKKRMGPGATAGGAEKSNVKIQSTPVKQSGGGCC